A single Notoacmeibacter ruber DNA region contains:
- the ileS gene encoding isoleucine--tRNA ligase encodes MTDDTKTDTGIDYSKTLFLPQTDFPMRGGLPKKEPEIVARWNELDLYKKLREDAKDRPLHVLHDGPPYANGNIHIGHALNKILKDVITRSFQMRGFNSNYVPGWDCHGLPIEWKIEEQYRAKGKNKDEVPINEFRKECRDFAAHWIEVQSEEFKRLGVIGDFDKPYTTMNYHAEARIAGELLKFAMSGQLYRGSKPIMWSVVERTALAEAEVEYQDYESDTIWVKFPIGTNTRVFLEGDGATSSRDKFEVLKPLAAKIADASIVIWTTTPWTIPGNRAIAFSPRISYGLYEVTSAENDFGPQPGEKLIFADALAEESFEKAKLGFERKMDVTAEMLSAMTCAHPLADLGYDFPVPLLAGDHVTDDAGTGFVHTAPSHGREDFDAWVGSVVELEKRGVPTDIPFPVDDAGYYTKDAPGFGPDREGGPARVIDDKGKKGDANKSVIAALIEANALFARGRLKHTYPHSWRSKKPVIFRNTPQWFVSMDKDLEGYGLSGREPAQTDTLRSRALAAIDATRFVPAAGQNRLRAMIEDRPDWVLSRQRAWGVPICVFASEDGEVLKDEEVNRRILEAFEAEGADAWFAEGARERFLGDRAGEDWQMVRDILDVWFDSGSTHTFTLEDRDDMKWPADIYLEGSDQHRGWFHSSLLESCGTRGRAPYDAVITHGFTMAEDGRKMSKSLNNQVFPQDVMAQSGADILRLWVMTTDYWEDQRLGKSVIQTNIDSYRKIRNTTRWMLGTLAHDEGQQVPLTDMPELERLMLHRLAELDQLVRTGYDNFDFKRISRALTDFMVLDLSAFYFDIRKDALYCDAPSSKRRLAALQVVRTLFDACVKWLAPMLCFTCEEAWLERHPDAVSVHLEQFPTIPAEWRDDELAAKWKKVRQVRRAVTGALEIERKDKRIGSSLEAAPTVYITEPSLADAIAGLDMAEICITSDITIRTEDAPEGAYRMADAPGVGVLPTLAEGRKCARSWKVTPDVGSDPEFPDVTPRDADALRELKAAGRLTA; translated from the coding sequence ATGACCGACGATACCAAGACCGACACCGGCATCGACTATTCCAAAACGCTTTTTCTGCCGCAGACCGATTTTCCCATGCGGGGCGGCCTCCCCAAGAAGGAGCCGGAAATCGTCGCCCGCTGGAACGAGCTCGACCTCTACAAAAAGCTGCGTGAAGACGCCAAGGACCGACCGCTGCATGTGCTGCATGACGGCCCTCCCTATGCCAATGGCAACATCCATATCGGTCACGCGCTCAACAAGATCCTGAAGGATGTCATCACGCGCTCCTTCCAGATGCGCGGCTTCAACTCGAACTACGTGCCGGGATGGGACTGCCACGGCCTGCCGATCGAATGGAAGATCGAGGAACAGTACCGCGCCAAGGGCAAGAACAAGGACGAAGTGCCGATCAACGAATTCCGCAAGGAATGCCGCGATTTCGCCGCGCACTGGATCGAGGTGCAGTCCGAAGAGTTCAAGCGGCTCGGTGTGATCGGTGATTTCGACAAGCCCTACACGACGATGAACTATCACGCCGAGGCGCGCATCGCCGGCGAACTGCTGAAATTCGCGATGAGCGGCCAGCTCTATCGCGGATCGAAGCCGATCATGTGGTCGGTGGTCGAACGCACCGCATTGGCCGAGGCCGAGGTGGAGTATCAGGACTACGAATCCGATACGATCTGGGTGAAGTTTCCTATAGGTACAAACACCCGAGTTTTCCTAGAAGGAGACGGGGCAACTTCCTCGCGAGATAAATTCGAAGTTTTGAAGCCTCTCGCGGCCAAGATCGCTGATGCCTCGATCGTCATCTGGACAACCACGCCTTGGACGATCCCAGGTAACCGCGCCATCGCGTTTTCGCCGCGCATTTCCTACGGTCTTTATGAGGTCACAAGCGCGGAAAACGATTTCGGCCCACAGCCCGGAGAGAAACTGATCTTTGCCGATGCGCTGGCTGAAGAGAGTTTCGAAAAGGCCAAGCTTGGCTTTGAGCGTAAGATGGACGTGACAGCCGAGATGTTGTCAGCCATGACCTGCGCGCATCCTCTTGCGGATCTCGGCTATGATTTCCCGGTCCCGCTTCTTGCTGGCGATCACGTGACCGACGATGCCGGCACAGGCTTCGTCCACACCGCGCCATCCCATGGTCGGGAAGATTTCGACGCTTGGGTTGGCAGCGTTGTCGAACTTGAGAAGCGCGGTGTTCCGACCGACATTCCGTTCCCGGTCGATGATGCCGGCTATTACACCAAGGATGCGCCGGGCTTCGGCCCGGATCGCGAAGGTGGCCCGGCCCGCGTCATCGACGACAAGGGTAAGAAGGGCGACGCCAACAAATCCGTGATCGCGGCGCTGATCGAAGCAAACGCGCTCTTCGCGCGTGGTCGCCTGAAGCATACCTATCCGCATAGCTGGCGCTCCAAGAAGCCGGTGATCTTCCGCAACACGCCGCAATGGTTCGTGTCGATGGACAAGGATCTGGAAGGCTACGGTCTTTCGGGCCGCGAGCCGGCGCAGACCGATACGCTTCGCAGCCGTGCCCTGGCCGCCATCGATGCCACCCGCTTCGTGCCCGCGGCCGGCCAGAACCGGCTGCGCGCGATGATCGAGGACCGACCGGACTGGGTGCTGTCGCGCCAGCGTGCCTGGGGCGTGCCGATCTGCGTGTTCGCGAGCGAAGATGGCGAAGTCCTGAAGGATGAAGAGGTCAACCGCCGCATTCTCGAAGCGTTCGAGGCAGAGGGCGCCGATGCCTGGTTTGCCGAAGGTGCGCGCGAGCGTTTCCTCGGTGATCGCGCCGGCGAAGACTGGCAGATGGTGCGCGACATTCTGGATGTCTGGTTCGACTCCGGTTCGACGCACACCTTCACGCTGGAAGACCGCGACGACATGAAATGGCCGGCGGATATCTATCTCGAAGGGTCCGACCAGCATCGCGGCTGGTTCCATTCGTCCCTGCTGGAAAGCTGCGGAACGCGTGGCCGCGCGCCATACGACGCCGTCATCACCCATGGGTTCACCATGGCGGAAGACGGGCGGAAAATGTCCAAAAGTCTGAACAATCAGGTCTTTCCGCAGGATGTGATGGCGCAGTCCGGCGCCGATATTCTGCGTCTCTGGGTCATGACGACCGATTACTGGGAAGATCAGCGTCTCGGAAAATCGGTCATTCAGACCAACATCGATAGCTATCGCAAGATCCGCAACACGACCCGTTGGATGCTCGGCACGCTCGCCCATGATGAAGGCCAGCAGGTGCCGCTGACGGACATGCCGGAGCTGGAACGGCTGATGCTGCATCGCCTGGCCGAACTCGACCAGCTGGTGCGAACCGGTTACGACAATTTCGACTTCAAGCGGATCAGCCGTGCCCTGACCGATTTTATGGTGCTGGACCTTTCCGCCTTCTACTTCGATATCCGCAAGGATGCGCTCTATTGCGATGCACCGAGCTCCAAGCGTCGCCTGGCCGCGCTTCAGGTGGTGCGCACGCTGTTCGATGCCTGTGTCAAATGGCTGGCTCCCATGCTCTGCTTCACCTGTGAGGAAGCCTGGCTGGAGCGTCACCCGGATGCGGTGTCGGTCCATCTGGAACAGTTCCCCACCATCCCGGCGGAATGGCGCGACGATGAGCTGGCGGCAAAGTGGAAGAAGGTTCGGCAGGTACGCCGCGCCGTGACCGGCGCGCTGGAAATCGAGCGCAAGGACAAGCGCATCGGCTCGTCTTTGGAGGCCGCGCCGACCGTCTACATCACCGAGCCTTCGCTGGCTGACGCAATCGCCGGTCTCGACATGGCCGAAATCTGCATTACCAGCGATATCACGATCAGGACGGAGGACGCGCCGGAAGGGGCATACCGCATGGCGGATGCGCCGGGTGTCGGTGTCCTGCCCACCCTCGCCGAAGGCCGCAAATGTGCCCGCTCCTGGAAGGTGACACCGGACGTTGGCAGTGATCCGGAGTTTCCGGACGTCACGCCTCGCGATGCCGATGCCTTGCGCGAATTGAAGGCGGCGGGCCGATTGACGGCATGA
- a CDS encoding nucleoside deaminase has product MDYNADRQSPMQIAFEEARKADARGEVPIGACLILNGTVIAAAGNETRQTNDPTAHAEMLVIRRACVILNQERLVGADLYVTLEPCPMCAAAISFARIGRLYYGAQDAKGGAVESGPNYFRSAICHHAPEVYSGLSESESADMLRRFFSEKR; this is encoded by the coding sequence ATGGACTATAACGCCGACAGACAGAGCCCGATGCAAATTGCGTTCGAGGAAGCGCGAAAGGCCGATGCGCGTGGCGAAGTGCCGATCGGCGCGTGCCTGATCCTGAATGGGACCGTTATCGCCGCCGCCGGCAACGAAACACGTCAGACCAACGACCCGACCGCTCATGCCGAAATGCTCGTCATTCGAAGGGCCTGCGTGATACTGAACCAGGAGCGGCTGGTCGGGGCCGATCTCTATGTGACGCTGGAGCCCTGCCCGATGTGCGCGGCAGCGATCTCTTTCGCCCGGATCGGACGACTTTATTACGGCGCGCAGGACGCCAAGGGCGGAGCCGTGGAAAGCGGTCCGAACTACTTTCGGTCCGCCATCTGCCATCACGCGCCGGAGGTGTATTCCGGGCTTTCGGAAAGCGAAAGCGCCGACATGCTTCGACGATTCTTCAGCGAAAAACGCTGA